Proteins from one Falco cherrug isolate bFalChe1 chromosome 7, bFalChe1.pri, whole genome shotgun sequence genomic window:
- the LOC129736541 gene encoding proline-rich proteoglycan 2-like, producing MGSMGSMGSMALTAHGPHGPTAPLLSRGLAQGPRRPAAEEQRRSANPHPPQPAAAAAFSGSGSAAGPTGPPGPRHPPSGRPAALGAAPGPGLALRHPPRPGGRGSAQRAAGARGDGH from the coding sequence ATGGGCTCCATGGGCTCCATGGGCTCCATGGCCCTCACTGCCCACGGGCCCCACGGCCCCACGGCCCCGCTCCTCAGCCGGGGCCTTGCGCAAGGGCCACGGAGGCCGGCAGCCGAGGAGCAGCGGCGCAGCGCAAACCCTCACCCCCCAcagcccgccgcagccgcgGCCTTTTCTGGGAGCGGCAGCGCGGCAGGGCCCACCGGCCCGCCCGGCCCTCGGCACCCCCCTAGCGGCCGCCCGGCCGCCCtcggggccgcgccggggccgggcctCGCTCTCCGCCAcccgccgcgccccgggggCAGAGGCAGCGCCCAGCGGGCCGCAGGGGCCCGGGGGGACGGGCACTAG